A window of Bacillus sp. DX3.1 genomic DNA:
CAAAGTTTGAAAATAAACCCGCATTGTAAAAAGAAATCTGCTTCCAAAGCAGATTTCTTTTTTGTAGGTATTTTGTTCGGAAGTGTCGAATAAGGTAAATGGCGTCGTAATAACGCGTATTCTTTTGTTTAGTGTGAAACAAATAAGGAGGAGAAGCAATGAAACGTGCCCTTATTAATATTGATTATACATATGATTTCGTAGCTGAAGATGGTGCTTTAACATGCGGGAAACCAGGCCAAGATATTGAAGGACATCTTGTTGAAACAACAAAACAGTACATGGAAAATGGGGATTATGTTGTGTTTGCGATTGATAAACATGAAGAAAATGATTCCCATCATCCAGAAACAAAATTATTTCCTCCGCACAATTTAGCTGGAACGAAAGGAAGAGACTTGTACGGGGGATTACAAACCTTATACGAAAAACATGAAAATCACGAGAATGTATATTATATGGACAAAACCCGTTATAGTGCCTTTGCTGGGACGGATTTAGAAATGAAGCTACGTGAAAGGGGGATACAAGAAGTACATCTTGTCGGTGTTTGTACAGATATTTGTGTTCTTCATACAGCAGTAGATGCATATAATAAAGGATTTCATATTGTTGTACATGAGAAAGCAGTCGCATCTTTTAATGAACAAGGGCATCAGTTTGCATTAGAGCACTTTAAGTCTTGTTTACATGCTGTAATAAAGTGAAACTTTAATCAGTGACGGTATTACTGCCCGCAAATAGCGGGATAAAATAGTAGGATATTCTGCTTGTTTTAGTGTGAGAATTTTTCACACTGTAATTAGAAAATTAGTGAAGAAAAAAAGGAAGGTCTTTTCTCGTGAAAATATGCCGCCAATTGATTGATATTGAAAAAGGAAGCTGATATACTACTCAGCTTCCTTTTTTATTTGTCTCACACGAACAGACAATAATCCCACACCTTGAAGGTATGCAGGAAGCAGCGGAAGTTAGGTGAGAGAAATGCCACCATTGAGAAAAGTTTCACCACATAGTATTTAGAAAATTTTTAATGTTATAATGAAAGGTGGTGATGAACATGAATTATGATGAAAAACAAATGCATCGGTTGCAGGCGCTAAAAGAGATTGCGGAGCTATTAAATGAAGCGACTGACTTGCAACAAATGCTAGAGAAAGTATTACATACACTATTACAAGTAATGAATTTACAAACAGGCTGGATCTTTTTTATTGATGAAAAAGGAACGCATCGAATGCTTGTCGACACAAACTTGCCACCAGCATTAACATGGGAAGCAAAAAAGCCGATGTGCGAAGGGGATTGTTGGTGCATTGATCGATTTGTTGGTGGGCGTTTGCAAAAAGCAACAAATATTATTGAATGTAAACGAATTGAAGATGCGATTGAGTATGAATGGGGGGAAACAGAGGATATTACGCACCACGCGACAATTCCTCTTCGTGCAGGAGAAGAGAAATTTGGTCTATTGAACGTTGCCTCTCCACATAAAACGCATTTTTCTGAAGAAGAGTTAGCTTTATTAGAAGCAATTGCGTATCAAATTGGTACAACGATACAACGTATTCAGCTCGTAGAGAAAGAACGAAAATATGTAGTTGTTGCAGAAAGAAATCGACTTGCCCGTGATTTACATGATTCTGTTAAACAGTTGTTATTTTCAATCATGTTAACAGCTAGAGGAACAGCTGATATGACGAAAGATAAAGAACTGCAAGATATGTTAGCGTACATAGGTGAATTGTCGCAAGAAGCACTGCAAGAGATGACACTATTAATATGGCAATTGCGTCCAGAAGGATTGGAGAAAGGCCTTGCAGAAGCAATTCGAAATTATGGAAAGTTACTAGGGATTCATGTAGCGATTCGAATTGATGGTGTCATCTCTATAGGTGATGAAACGGAAGAAATGTTATGGCGTGTTAGCCAAGAGGCGTTACATAATTGTAAAAAACATGCATCATGCGAAATGGTGTCTGTAGATTTAAAAATAGAAAATAGGGTGCTGAAGTTTCAAATCGCGGACGATGGAGCTGGGTTTGTAAAAGAAAAAGTGAGAGATTCGGCGCTTGGTTTGAAAAATATGAAAGAGCGCATTGAACTGATGGAAGGGAAATTCCAAATTCAAACGAATCCGGGAGTAGGAACGAAAATTGAGATTCAGTTGCCAATTTGAAGGGGAGAAGGTCATTGAAAATTAAATTATTACTCGTAGAAGACCATCATATTGTTCGCAAAGGTCTCGTTTTTTTCTTGAAAACGAAAGAAGAATTTGAAATTATCGGTGAAGCGGGTGATGGAGAAGAGGCGCTGAGGCTTGTTCAAAAAGAACGTCCTGACGTTGTATTAATGGATGTGTCGATGCCGAAAATGGACGGGATTGAAGTGGCGAAGCGAATGAAACAATACGACCCTTCTATTAAAGTACTTATGCTAAGTAGTTTTTCAGAACAAGATTATGTTCTTCCAGCACTGGAAGCAGGTGCAGATGGATATCAATTAAAAGAAGTACAACCTGATCAGCTTGTAGCTTCTATCATTGCGGTATATCAAGGGAATACAAATTTTCATCCAAAAGTTACGCCTGCTTTATTAGGACGTTCTGCAACGGCTCAGCCAAAGAAAGATTGTTTATCTATGCTAACAAAGCGTGAAAAAGAAGTACTCCGTGAAATCGCAAAAGGGAGAAGTAATAAAGAAATTGCGGCAGAGCTTCATATTACGGAACAAACAGTAAAAACGCATGTTTCAAATATATTGGCTAAATTAAATGTAGATGATCGAACGCAAGCTGCGCTCTATGCGGTGAAGCATGGTGTTGTGTAGGAGGCATATAAAAGAGCAAAGTATTGCAGAGTTATATGCGGAATCTGGTTATTTTAACGGTGCTGTATGAATTGTTATAAATAACGAAATTATACATAGTGAAGGATACGGTACGGCTAGTTTTACATATGGCATACCAAATAAAGGTTTTTCTTCTTTTCATAATTATGTACAATAAAGTTATTATGGAAGGAGAGGATACATCATGCCCGGTACAAAAATTGGGATAGGGAAGATTCAGGCATCGTTAAACGGTTTATCTCCGAAGCTACGAAGCATTGCCGAACATATCATCAAGCATCCGCAAGATGTTGTACATAAATCGATTACTGAATTAGCGGAAACAACAAATAGTTCGGAAGCAACTATTTTTCGCTTATGTAAACACCTTGGTTTTCAAGGATTTCAAGATTTGAAAATCACGTTAGCACGAGAGGTTGTACATACGCCAGTACAAAATATTCATGAGGAAGTATCTGCAGAAGATGATATGGTGACAGTTGCTAAAAAAGTGTTTCAGTCGCATATTACAGGATTGCAAGATATACTGCATTTATTAAATGGTAAAGCGCTAGAAGAAGCGATCAAACTGTTACAAAAGGCTACTCACATTGAGTTTTATGGAAATGGTGGTTCCGGTATTATTGCAATGGATGCTTATCATAAGTTTATGAGAACAGGTATTTCTTGTATTGCACATGTAGATTCTCATTTTCAAATTATGGGAGCAGGGTTACTTACAGAAGAAGCAGTGGTAATTGCGATTTCCCATTCTGGAAGTAACAAAGGGCTTCTTGAGGCGTTAGACGTTGCAAAATCAAGAGGAGCACGTATCATTGCGATTACGAGTTATCAAAAATCAGCACTTAGTCAACTTGCTAATGTGACGCTGTATACATCGACGCGTGAGACAGAATTTCGTACCGAAGCAAGCTCATCACGTTTAGCCCAGCTTAGTTTATTAGATACTTTATTTGTAGGATTGTCTTTACAAAGACAAGAGATAACTTTGCGAAATCTACAAAGCATTCGGGAAACAATTTCGATGAAACGACTATAAAGCAGTGTGAAAGAGATGCACTGCTTTTTTTCTTTTTCCTTTATGAAAAAAATTTTCTTCATTTATATTGATTTAAGAAAAATATTTTATATACTATTCAATGTAAACGGTTTACTAGATTTCATCCCGCACTAATGGGTAGTAAAATATCCACTTCAAAGTTATGCAGGAAGAAAAGAACTTTGAGGTGGGGGATAAACTGCTCATAAGAGCCCGATTGGTGAGGGCTCATCAACAATGAGGTTGGAGAAAACCAACTGTTGAAAGTTGCACTCTATTTTGCTAAAAACGAAGGGAAGATTCATTATGAAAACAAGGGGGAGAGTTATCGGGATTGATATCGGCACAACAAGTACAAAAGCGGTTGTTTTTACAGAGAGAGGCAAGGTTGTTGCATCTCATGCAATTGATTATCCAATTATCCAACCGAATGTAGGATGGGCTGAGCAAGATCCTGATGTAATATGTTCCGCTGTATACAAAAGTGTAAGCGTTGCCATTGAAAAGGGTAATGTATTACAAGAAGACATTTCTTCAATTGGTATTAGTACAGCAATGCATTCGTTAATTGCTGTAGATAGAAATGGTGCCCCCCTTACTCGCTCTATTATTTGGGCTGACAATAGAAGTGTTGGGCAAGCAGAAAAATTACTGCAAGAGATGAATGGGCATGACATTTATAAACGAACGGGGACCCCGATTCATCCAATGTCACCACTGTCTAAATTATTGTGGATGAAAGAAGAAGAACCGGAATTATTCTCAAGAACGTATAAATTCATTTCTATTAAAGAATATGTAATCTATCAGTTATTTGCACAATATGTAGTTGATTACTCTATTGCGTCTGCTACCGGGTTGTTTTGTTTAGAAACACTAGACTGGGATCAAGAGGTATTAAAACTATTAAATATGTCGTCAGAGCAATTGTCGAAGCCAGTACCAACGACTTACATATTAGAAGGTATAAAACCAGAATTAGCAAAAAGAATGGGGGTTCATGATAAAACACCTGTTGTCATTGGGGCAAGTGATGGTGTTCTTGCAAATGTCGGTGTTGGGGCAGTTTCGCCTGGAGAAGCAGCAATCACAATTGGAACAAGTGGTGCTGTTCGAACGATTTCTTCGAATGTAAACACAGATGAAAAAGGCAGAACGTTTTGTTATGCGCTTACGGATCAACATTGGGTAATTGGGGGACCAACGAATAATGGTGGCATTCTACTGAGATGGTTACGTGATGAATTTGGAAGCCCAGAGCAAGAAGTGGCAAGGAAATTAGGCATTGATCCGTACGATTTATTAATTCAATATGCAGAACGTGTGCCGGCCGGAGCGAATGGATTATTGTTTTTACCGTTCTTATCTGGAGAACGTGCTCCGTATTGGAATGCGAATGCTCGCGGGACATTTTTCGGTATCAATCTTCAGCATAAGCGAGAACATTTTATTCGAGCTGTGATGGAAGGAGTTTGCATGAGTGTCTTTTCAGTAGCACTCGCGATTCGAGATTCAACAGGTCCTCTTTCTGAAATCCGTGTTTCAGGGGGCTTTGCGAAGTCAGCATTTTGGAGACAAATGCTGTCCGATATGATGGGGAAAGAATTACTTGTTCCTGAAAGTCATGAAGCATCTGCATTGGGAGCTGCAGTACTTGCTTTATACGCGACAGGAAAAATAGATTCGCTTGAAGAGGTAAAAGAATGGATTGAAATTGTACATCATCATGTACCAAATAAAGAAAATACGGCTTTGTATTTAGAGATGTTTTATATGTATGAACGGCTTTACACTCGTTTGAAAGATGAATTCGATGTAATTGCTGATTTCCAACGTAAACATTAGGGGGAATGGGAGAAATGGAAGTTGGAATAGTCTTAGCAGCTGTTGTCATATTACTCTTGCTTATTACAGTAGTGAAATGGCATCCGTTTGTCGCGTTAATTGTAACATCAATCGGTGTAGGGCTAGCAATGGGGATGCCGCTGATTGCTACTTCACCAAAAGATCCTGGAATTATTGATTCCATTAAACTGGGTCTTGGAAATACATTAGGCTTTTTAGCAATTGTCTTAGCGTTAGGAACAATGCTTGGGAAAATGATGGCAGAGTCTGGCGGTGCAGAAAGAATTGCGAATACATTACTAGCACGTTTTGGAAAAAAACGCGTGCACTGGGCTATGATGGTTGTCGCATTTTTAGTTGGGATTCCAGTCTTTTTCCAAGTGGGCTTTGTTTTATTAATTCCATTAGTTTTTACAATTGCGTTAGAAACAGGAGTTTCACTCATTACAATTGGGATACCGCTTGTAGCAGGTCTTTCTGTTGTACATGGCCTTGTTCCACCGCACCCAGTTGCAATGGCTGCAGTTGGAATCTTTAAAGCAGACGTAGGGAAAACCATCTTATACGCTTTAATCGTCGGTCTTCCGACAGCTATCATTGCAGGACCACTCTATGGAAAATGGATTGGCGCCCGCATACATAAGAAGGTACCATTAGAGGTAGCAGAGCAGCTTGGAGAGCGCGATACAAAGAAAGAACTTCCGGGTTTTGGAAACACATTATTTACAATTTTACTGCCGGTATTATTAATGTTAAGTGCATCGATTGCTGAGGTGGCATTAGAAAAAACAAGTCAGCTTGCACAAATATTACATTTTATTGGAGATCCTGTCGTTGCATTATTAATTGCAACAATCTATTCATTCTTTAGTCTTGGATATGCAAAAGGATTTTCAAAAGATAAAGTTTTACAATTTACAAATGATTGTTTAGGACCAATTGCAAATATTTTACTAGTTATTGGTGCTGGTGGCGCATTCAATAAAGTGCTTCTTGATTCGGGAATCGGTACTACGATTGCTGAAATGGCAAAAGAATCTCACATTTCACCGATATTATTAGGGTGGGGGATTGCGGCACTGATTCGTATTGCAACAGGATCAGCCACTGTTTCGATGATGACAGCAGCAGGCATTGTAGCTCCAATTGCGGCAAGTATTCCTGGGGTAAATGTAGAATTGTTAGCACTT
This region includes:
- a CDS encoding isochorismatase family cysteine hydrolase; this translates as MKRALINIDYTYDFVAEDGALTCGKPGQDIEGHLVETTKQYMENGDYVVFAIDKHEENDSHHPETKLFPPHNLAGTKGRDLYGGLQTLYEKHENHENVYYMDKTRYSAFAGTDLEMKLRERGIQEVHLVGVCTDICVLHTAVDAYNKGFHIVVHEKAVASFNEQGHQFALEHFKSCLHAVIK
- a CDS encoding GAF domain-containing sensor histidine kinase gives rise to the protein MNYDEKQMHRLQALKEIAELLNEATDLQQMLEKVLHTLLQVMNLQTGWIFFIDEKGTHRMLVDTNLPPALTWEAKKPMCEGDCWCIDRFVGGRLQKATNIIECKRIEDAIEYEWGETEDITHHATIPLRAGEEKFGLLNVASPHKTHFSEEELALLEAIAYQIGTTIQRIQLVEKERKYVVVAERNRLARDLHDSVKQLLFSIMLTARGTADMTKDKELQDMLAYIGELSQEALQEMTLLIWQLRPEGLEKGLAEAIRNYGKLLGIHVAIRIDGVISIGDETEEMLWRVSQEALHNCKKHASCEMVSVDLKIENRVLKFQIADDGAGFVKEKVRDSALGLKNMKERIELMEGKFQIQTNPGVGTKIEIQLPI
- a CDS encoding response regulator transcription factor is translated as MKIKLLLVEDHHIVRKGLVFFLKTKEEFEIIGEAGDGEEALRLVQKERPDVVLMDVSMPKMDGIEVAKRMKQYDPSIKVLMLSSFSEQDYVLPALEAGADGYQLKEVQPDQLVASIIAVYQGNTNFHPKVTPALLGRSATAQPKKDCLSMLTKREKEVLREIAKGRSNKEIAAELHITEQTVKTHVSNILAKLNVDDRTQAALYAVKHGVV
- a CDS encoding MurR/RpiR family transcriptional regulator, whose amino-acid sequence is MPGTKIGIGKIQASLNGLSPKLRSIAEHIIKHPQDVVHKSITELAETTNSSEATIFRLCKHLGFQGFQDLKITLAREVVHTPVQNIHEEVSAEDDMVTVAKKVFQSHITGLQDILHLLNGKALEEAIKLLQKATHIEFYGNGGSGIIAMDAYHKFMRTGISCIAHVDSHFQIMGAGLLTEEAVVIAISHSGSNKGLLEALDVAKSRGARIIAITSYQKSALSQLANVTLYTSTRETEFRTEASSSRLAQLSLLDTLFVGLSLQRQEITLRNLQSIRETISMKRL
- the gntK gene encoding gluconokinase codes for the protein MKTRGRVIGIDIGTTSTKAVVFTERGKVVASHAIDYPIIQPNVGWAEQDPDVICSAVYKSVSVAIEKGNVLQEDISSIGISTAMHSLIAVDRNGAPLTRSIIWADNRSVGQAEKLLQEMNGHDIYKRTGTPIHPMSPLSKLLWMKEEEPELFSRTYKFISIKEYVIYQLFAQYVVDYSIASATGLFCLETLDWDQEVLKLLNMSSEQLSKPVPTTYILEGIKPELAKRMGVHDKTPVVIGASDGVLANVGVGAVSPGEAAITIGTSGAVRTISSNVNTDEKGRTFCYALTDQHWVIGGPTNNGGILLRWLRDEFGSPEQEVARKLGIDPYDLLIQYAERVPAGANGLLFLPFLSGERAPYWNANARGTFFGINLQHKREHFIRAVMEGVCMSVFSVALAIRDSTGPLSEIRVSGGFAKSAFWRQMLSDMMGKELLVPESHEASALGAAVLALYATGKIDSLEEVKEWIEIVHHHVPNKENTALYLEMFYMYERLYTRLKDEFDVIADFQRKH
- a CDS encoding GntP family permease gives rise to the protein MEVGIVLAAVVILLLLITVVKWHPFVALIVTSIGVGLAMGMPLIATSPKDPGIIDSIKLGLGNTLGFLAIVLALGTMLGKMMAESGGAERIANTLLARFGKKRVHWAMMVVAFLVGIPVFFQVGFVLLIPLVFTIALETGVSLITIGIPLVAGLSVVHGLVPPHPVAMAAVGIFKADVGKTILYALIVGLPTAIIAGPLYGKWIGARIHKKVPLEVAEQLGERDTKKELPGFGNTLFTILLPVLLMLSASIAEVALEKTSQLAQILHFIGDPVVALLIATIYSFFSLGYAKGFSKDKVLQFTNDCLGPIANILLVIGAGGAFNKVLLDSGIGTTIAEMAKESHISPILLGWGIAALIRIATGSATVSMMTAAGIVAPIAASIPGVNVELLALATGAGSLILSHVNDSGFWMIKEYFGMTIKETLLTWTAMETILSVVALGLISLLNLIV